A single Sporichthyaceae bacterium DNA region contains:
- a CDS encoding sulfotransferase, translating into MLAETLGVEAYSGASDLSFAPRRPLPPDALRPAEPGSRLLAAPVFVLCSVRSGSTLLRMLLNAHPAVHAPHELHLGGLQVHAASKRTAAAFTGLRLNSVELEHLLWDRVLHRELQRSGKQILVEKTPNNALIWQRLVACWPDARFLFLLRHPATVTASWKDAHSGRRSRDEVLAKVLRSMRAVESARKNLSGVTVRYEDLTAEPAAQTQRVCSFLGIDWDPGMLEYLHGGESFTRGLGDWRGKIRSGRVQPARPLPAEPIPPELLEICGQWGYLPGV; encoded by the coding sequence ATGCTGGCTGAAACGCTGGGCGTCGAGGCATATTCGGGGGCTTCGGACCTGAGTTTTGCCCCGCGCAGACCGCTTCCGCCGGACGCTCTGCGCCCCGCCGAGCCCGGCTCCCGGTTGCTGGCGGCTCCGGTATTCGTCCTGTGCTCGGTCCGGTCGGGTTCCACGCTGCTGCGCATGCTGTTGAACGCCCACCCGGCCGTACATGCGCCGCACGAATTGCACCTTGGTGGCTTGCAGGTGCACGCGGCGTCCAAGCGCACGGCTGCGGCGTTCACCGGACTTCGGCTCAACTCGGTGGAACTGGAACATCTGTTGTGGGACCGAGTGCTGCATCGGGAACTGCAACGATCGGGCAAGCAGATCCTGGTGGAGAAGACGCCGAATAACGCCCTGATCTGGCAGCGGTTGGTGGCTTGTTGGCCGGACGCCCGCTTCCTTTTCCTGTTGCGCCACCCGGCCACCGTCACCGCGTCCTGGAAAGACGCGCACTCCGGTCGGCGCAGTCGGGACGAGGTGCTGGCCAAGGTGTTGCGGTCGATGCGGGCGGTGGAGTCGGCGCGGAAAAACCTGTCCGGCGTGACAGTGCGGTACGAGGATCTGACCGCCGAGCCGGCGGCGCAAACCCAACGCGTCTGCTCGTTCCTCGGCATCGACTGGGACCCGGGAATGCTCGAGTATCTCCATGGGGGCGAATCGTTCACCCGTGGTCTCGGCGACTGGCGGGGAAAAATCCGTTCGGGTCGGGTGCAGCCGGCCCGGCCGCTGCCGGCCGAGCCGATCCCACCGGAACTGCTCGAGATCTGTGGGCAATGGGGTTATCTTCCGGGCGTCTGA